From a region of the Triticum aestivum cultivar Chinese Spring chromosome 7D, IWGSC CS RefSeq v2.1, whole genome shotgun sequence genome:
- the LOC123167398 gene encoding auxin-responsive protein SAUR71 — protein sequence MARGPVRRTTSSCFVMSASVQAPCVLSPDTSSVVPRQEPAAAATSKSLEVSGVDRSSGSMKRLLRRLSRIAAADACAAAAYKPLRPDAAAKASSSSFFGARRLGRGARVPEGHVPVCVGEEGGPVERFAVRAELLGQPAFKALLRRAAQEYGYGHPGAVRIPCAVANFRRLLLGLSDPGCQATDDDDAALYY from the coding sequence atggCAAGAGGACCTGTGCGTCGCACAACCTCCAGCTGTTTCGTTATGTCCGCCTCAGTACAAGCACCTTGTGTCCTCTCACCTGACACCTCTAGTGTCGTCCCTCGCCAagaacccgccgccgccgccacttccAAGAGTCTCGAGGTCTCCGGCGTCGACCGAAGCAGCGGCAGCATGAAGCGCCTGCTCAGGCGGCTCTCCCGCATCGCCGCGGCAgacgcctgcgccgccgccgcgtacAAGCCACTCCGGCCCGACGCGGCCGCgaaggcctcctcctcctcgttcttcggCGCGCGGAGGCTCGGCCGTGGCGCACGGGTGCCGGAGGGGCACGTGCCGGTGTGCGTTGGCGAGGAGGGCGGCCCCGTCGAGCGCTTCGCCGTGCGGGCCGAGCTGCTGGGCCAGCCGGCGTTCAAGGCCCTGCTCCGGCGCGCCGCGCAGGAGTACGGCTACGGACACCCGGGCGCGGTCCGCATCCCCTGCGCCGTCGCCAacttccgccgcctcctcctcggcctctcCGACCCCGGCTGCCAGGCcaccgacgacgacgacgccgcgcTCTACTACTAG